Proteins co-encoded in one Quercus robur chromosome 8, dhQueRobu3.1, whole genome shotgun sequence genomic window:
- the LOC126694995 gene encoding E3 ubiquitin-protein ligase RMA1H1-like, with product MEHNFFEPELHFDSKWKSISAPTRVSDNGDGGFDCNICLESAHEPVVTLCGHLYCWPCIYKWLNVQISTNEPDEQPKCPVCKANISQASLVPLYGRGSSSSSDSKGKKPNLGLVIPNRPPPSGLNSLITTTTSASHSSQQMHPSYFESQAQSYHHQQFFPHLHGGYAADASAHHGGTAMTSFSNPTIGMFGEMVYARMFGSSDASLYSYPYTSSYPLTGISNPRIRRHEMHLDKSLNRFSFFLFCCVMLCLLFF from the coding sequence ATGGAACATAATTTCTTTGAACCTGAGTTGCACTTCGATTCTAAGTGGAAATCAATTTCAGCGCCAACAAGAGTCTCAGATAATGGTGATGGCGGCTTTGATTGTAATATATGCTTAGAATCAGCACATGAACCTGTGGTCACCCTTTGTGGTCACTTATACTGCTGGCCTTGCATTTACAAGTGGCTCAACGTACAAATCTCTACCAATGAGCCAGACGAGCAGCCAAAGTGCCCGGTTTGCAAAGCTAACATCTCTCAGGCTTCGTTGGTCCCCCTCTATGGCCGTGGCTCATCATCCTCTTCAGATTCTAAAGGCAAAAAACCCAATTTGGGTCTTGTCATACCTAATCGACCTCCACCTTCTGGGTTGAACTCTCTTATTACTACTACAACCTCTGCTTCACATTCCAGTCAGCAAATGCATCCAAGCTATTTTGAGTCACAGGCACAGTCATATCATCATCAGCAATTCTTCCCTCACCTACATGGAGGTTATGCTGCAGACGCATCAGCTCATCATGGGGGTACAGCAATGACTAGTTTCTCCAATCCGACAATTGGGATGTTTGGTGAGATGGTATATGCAAGGATGTTTGGGAGCTCGGATGCAAGTCTGTATTCTTACCCTTATACAAGTTCCTACCCTCTGACAGGGATTAGCAATCCCAGGATTAGAAGGCACGAAATGCATCTTGACAAGTCTCTTAATcgattttccttttttcttttctgttgtgTAATGTTGtgtcttctctttttttga